In the genome of Nocardioides marmoribigeumensis, one region contains:
- a CDS encoding alpha-ketoglutarate-dependent dioxygenase AlkB produces the protein MLSLQGSLFDAVDAPAAVWRPLDTARRTPLSAGAWVDHLPGWLAGGPEGADGLFERLSTDVPWRAERRQMYDREVDVPRLLAFYGEDAQLPHALLVEARSALSTHYRPELGEGFRTAGLCLYRDGSDSVAWHGDRIGRGRSADTMVAILSLGETRRLMLRPEPGVPGSTRAFALGHGDLVVMGGSSQRTWQHAVPKSSTPCGPRISVQFRPRGVL, from the coding sequence ATGCTGAGCCTGCAGGGATCGCTGTTCGACGCGGTCGACGCACCGGCGGCCGTCTGGCGGCCGCTGGACACCGCCCGGCGCACTCCCCTCAGCGCGGGGGCCTGGGTGGACCACCTCCCGGGCTGGCTCGCCGGCGGCCCTGAGGGCGCCGACGGGCTGTTCGAGCGGCTCTCGACCGACGTGCCGTGGCGCGCCGAGCGACGCCAGATGTACGACCGCGAGGTCGACGTGCCGCGGCTCCTGGCGTTCTACGGCGAGGACGCTCAGCTCCCCCACGCCCTCCTCGTCGAGGCACGGTCCGCACTCTCGACTCACTACCGACCCGAGCTGGGCGAGGGCTTCCGGACCGCCGGCCTGTGCCTCTACCGCGACGGCTCCGACAGCGTGGCGTGGCACGGCGACCGCATCGGCCGCGGGCGCAGCGCCGACACGATGGTCGCCATCCTGTCACTGGGCGAGACCCGACGACTCATGCTGCGGCCCGAGCCCGGAGTGCCGGGGTCCACCCGGGCGTTCGCCCTCGGGCACGGCGACCTGGTCGTCATGGGCGGCTCGAGCCAGCGCACCTGGCAGCACGCCGTCCCCAAGTCCTCCACCCCCTGCGGACCGCGGATCAGCGTCCAGTTCCGCCCCCGCGGCGTGCTCTGA